The proteins below are encoded in one region of Pacificitalea manganoxidans:
- a CDS encoding LysR family transcriptional regulator — protein sequence MRIHAPAILYFDAVRRAGSIREAARQLNVASSAVNRQILKLEDEIGVPLFERRPGGVVLTTAGEMLARHVIVVMQDLERARSDIAALRGARVGHVSVAAVEGVCASLLPAVVRRLSQIAPRIRLTARTMGSRVIPEALEDGRADVGIAFSLPHSPRVRQSHMAKFKLGAIMAPAHPLASRASVSLSACCEYPLIWAGSDLSIAALLEPQVQALGRTVDPAIVTDSIDLTRQLAMTPPMVGFQTPIGLETAIADGRLVHVPLETNRGPIWSELGIYVRAGRSLPGAIDLFLQVLIAEMQGQEFS from the coding sequence ATGCGGATACACGCCCCCGCCATCCTGTATTTTGATGCTGTGCGCCGCGCGGGCTCGATTCGCGAAGCCGCGCGGCAACTCAACGTCGCCTCCTCCGCCGTGAACCGGCAGATCCTGAAGCTCGAAGACGAGATCGGCGTGCCGCTGTTCGAACGGCGTCCCGGCGGCGTGGTTCTGACCACTGCGGGGGAAATGCTGGCGCGCCATGTCATTGTGGTGATGCAGGATCTGGAACGCGCGCGGTCGGACATTGCCGCCCTGCGCGGGGCGCGGGTCGGGCATGTGTCGGTCGCGGCTGTCGAAGGGGTTTGTGCCTCGCTCCTGCCTGCGGTCGTGCGCCGTCTGAGCCAGATCGCACCGCGCATCCGCCTGACCGCGCGCACGATGGGGTCGCGGGTCATCCCCGAGGCGTTGGAGGATGGGCGCGCCGATGTGGGCATCGCATTTTCACTGCCTCACAGCCCCCGTGTGCGGCAGTCCCATATGGCAAAGTTCAAGCTGGGCGCGATCATGGCCCCCGCGCATCCGTTGGCGTCGCGAGCGTCGGTAAGTCTTTCGGCCTGCTGCGAATATCCCTTGATCTGGGCCGGGTCCGACCTGTCAATCGCGGCCCTGCTGGAACCGCAGGTGCAAGCGCTGGGCCGCACGGTGGACCCCGCCATCGTGACCGACTCCATAGATCTGACGCGGCAACTGGCGATGACCCCGCCGATGGTTGGCTTTCAAACGCCGATCGGGTTGGAAACGGCGATTGCGGACGGACGTCTGGTGCATGTGCCGTTGGAGACAAACCGCGGCCCGATCTGGTCGGAGCTTGGCATTTATGTGCGCGCGGGCCGCTCCCTTCCCGGGGCGATCGATCTGTTTTTGCAGGTGCTGATCGCCGAGATGCAGGGGCAGGAATTTTCCTGA
- a CDS encoding ArsR/SmtB family transcription factor: MDKNNALDAFAALSQPTRLDVFRLLIKAGEPGMSAGEISSTLDVRQNTMSANLSILSRAGLIRSTREGRSIRYFADMDGMRGLLAFLMEDCCGGQPELCQPVINELACSC; encoded by the coding sequence ATGGATAAAAATAACGCCCTCGACGCCTTCGCGGCGCTTAGCCAACCCACCCGGCTCGATGTGTTTCGCTTGCTGATCAAGGCAGGCGAGCCCGGCATGTCGGCGGGAGAGATCAGCAGCACACTGGACGTGCGGCAGAACACGATGTCGGCAAACCTGTCGATCCTGTCGCGCGCCGGGCTGATCCGCAGCACCCGTGAAGGCCGCAGCATCCGCTATTTCGCCGATATGGACGGCATGCGCGGGCTGCTGGCGTTTTTGATGGAAGACTGCTGCGGCGGCCAGCCGGAGCTGTGCCAACCCGTAATCAACGAACTTGCCTGTTCCTGCTAG
- a CDS encoding arsenate reductase ArsC, translating to MPEPVHNVLFLCTGNSARSLMAEAILNREGAGRFRAFSAGSQPGPAPHPFTLELLSGLNHDTSFARSKSWDEFAGPDAPRMDFVFTVCDRAAAEPCPFWPGQPMSAHWGVPDPVQVDGPEPVRRVAFSEAYRMLRSRISIFTSLPMATLDRVSLQQRLDDIGRTPARAD from the coding sequence ATGCCCGAGCCTGTTCACAACGTCCTGTTTCTTTGCACCGGCAATTCCGCCCGGTCGCTGATGGCGGAGGCGATCCTCAATCGCGAAGGGGCGGGACGTTTTCGTGCGTTTTCCGCCGGATCGCAGCCGGGGCCTGCGCCCCATCCCTTTACGCTCGAACTGCTGTCCGGGCTGAACCACGACACCAGCTTTGCCCGCTCGAAAAGCTGGGATGAATTCGCCGGGCCTGACGCCCCGCGCATGGATTTCGTCTTTACCGTTTGTGATCGCGCGGCGGCGGAGCCCTGTCCCTTTTGGCCGGGCCAGCCGATGAGCGCGCATTGGGGCGTGCCGGACCCGGTTCAGGTCGACGGTCCCGAGCCGGTCCGCCGGGTCGCCTTTTCCGAGGCCTACCGCATGCTGCGCAGCCGGATTTCAATCTTTACCAGCCTGCCGATGGCGACGCTGGACCGGGTGTCGCTGCAACAGCGGCTGGACGATATCGGCCGCACCCCTGCCAGAGCCGACTGA
- the arsB gene encoding ACR3 family arsenite efflux transporter: MTDMTSPAAAGLGTFERWLSVWVALAIGAGLLLGNLMPGLFGWLAGLEVASVNLPVAVLIWAMVYPMMVGVDFGSLARVGEKPKGLIITLVVNWLIKPFTMAALGVLFFEYVFAGLIPADDAQAYLAGVILLGAAPCTAMVFVWSNLTRGDATYTLVQVSVNDVIMVFAFAPIVAFLLGVTDIVVPWDTLILSIGLYVALPLIAGYLTRAKLVRAGGEAAVDQFKSRVQPFSILGLLITVVLLFGFQGEVILDRPLVIALIAVPLLIQSYGIFLLAYGAARVWGIPFNVAAPCALIGTSNFFELAVAVAISLFGLGSGAALATVVGVLVEVPVMLSLVAFANRTRHWFPAA; this comes from the coding sequence ATGACTGATATGACTTCCCCCGCGGCGGCGGGGCTGGGCACGTTTGAGCGCTGGCTTTCCGTTTGGGTGGCGCTCGCCATCGGCGCGGGGCTGTTGTTGGGCAATCTGATGCCGGGGCTTTTCGGCTGGCTTGCCGGGCTGGAGGTGGCTTCGGTCAACCTGCCGGTGGCGGTGCTGATCTGGGCCATGGTCTATCCGATGATGGTCGGCGTCGATTTCGGATCGCTGGCACGGGTGGGTGAGAAGCCCAAGGGGCTCATCATCACGCTGGTGGTCAATTGGCTGATCAAGCCGTTCACCATGGCCGCGCTTGGGGTTCTGTTCTTCGAATACGTCTTTGCCGGGCTGATCCCCGCCGATGATGCGCAGGCCTATCTGGCCGGGGTGATCCTGCTGGGGGCTGCGCCCTGCACCGCGATGGTGTTCGTCTGGTCCAACCTGACGCGCGGCGACGCCACCTACACGCTGGTGCAGGTCAGCGTGAACGACGTAATCATGGTCTTTGCCTTTGCGCCTATCGTGGCGTTTCTGCTGGGCGTGACCGACATCGTGGTGCCCTGGGACACGCTGATCCTGTCGATCGGGCTTTACGTCGCGCTGCCTTTGATCGCGGGCTATCTGACACGGGCCAAGCTGGTGCGCGCCGGGGGCGAAGCCGCTGTAGACCAGTTCAAATCCCGTGTGCAGCCGTTCTCGATCCTCGGCCTACTGATCACTGTGGTGCTGCTGTTCGGCTTTCAGGGGGAGGTCATCCTTGACCGGCCCTTGGTCATTGCCCTGATCGCGGTGCCGCTGCTGATCCAGTCCTATGGCATCTTCCTACTGGCCTATGGCGCGGCGCGGGTCTGGGGCATTCCGTTCAATGTGGCCGCGCCCTGCGCGCTGATCGGCACATCGAATTTCTTTGAACTGGCCGTCGCGGTGGCGATCAGCCTGTTCGGCTTGGGCTCCGGCGCGGCGCTGGCCACGGTAGTCGGTGTGCTGGTCGAAGTGCCGGTGATGCTGTCGCTGGTGGCTTTTGCCAACCGCACGCGCCACTGGTTCCCGGCAGCATAG
- the arsC gene encoding arsenate reductase (glutaredoxin) (This arsenate reductase requires both glutathione and glutaredoxin to convert arsenate to arsenite, after which the efflux transporter formed by ArsA and ArsB can extrude the arsenite from the cell, providing resistance.), producing MSTVIHHNPDCGTSRNVLAILRAAGTEPVIVDYLATGWTRGQLLALFAAADLTPRSALRTTRSPAAELGLLDPKVSDAALLEAMLVHPVLVNRPIVCTPKGVRLCRPSETVLDLLDHLPPGPLAKEDGTLIIDAKGHRVA from the coding sequence ATGAGCACGGTCATTCATCACAACCCGGATTGCGGTACCTCGCGCAATGTTTTGGCGATCTTGCGGGCCGCCGGGACGGAACCGGTAATCGTCGATTACCTCGCCACGGGTTGGACGCGCGGGCAACTGCTGGCGCTGTTTGCAGCGGCCGATCTGACCCCGCGCAGCGCGCTGCGCACAACCCGTTCGCCCGCGGCGGAGCTTGGCCTGCTGGACCCCAAGGTCAGCGATGCCGCGCTGCTGGAGGCGATGCTGGTGCATCCGGTGCTGGTCAATCGGCCCATCGTCTGCACCCCCAAGGGCGTGCGCCTCTGCCGCCCAAGCGAGACGGTCCTCGACCTACTCGATCACCTGCCGCCCGGCCCGTTGGCCAAAGAGGACGGCACCCTGATTATTGACGCCAAAGGACACCGCGTTGCCTGA
- the arsH gene encoding arsenical resistance protein ArsH has protein sequence MPDTPNLDPRHFHPTDTAKLQPGAPLEHPPRFLLLYGSLRERSFSRFMVEEAARVLSALGGAPRIFDPSGLPLPDDAGADADHPKVAELRDLVAWCDGMVWCSPERHGAMTGIMKTQIDWIPLSVGAVRPTQGKTLAVMQVSGGSQSFNTVNQLRILGRWMRLLTIPNQASTPKAFQQFDEAGRMRPSPFYDRVVDVMEELMKFTALTAPIRDHLVDRYSERRESAEELTVRVNQTAI, from the coding sequence TTGCCTGATACCCCGAACCTCGACCCCCGGCATTTTCATCCCACCGATACAGCGAAGTTGCAGCCCGGCGCACCGCTTGAGCATCCGCCGCGGTTCCTGCTGCTCTACGGATCGCTGCGGGAGCGCTCGTTCAGCCGGTTCATGGTGGAGGAGGCGGCACGGGTGCTGTCCGCGCTAGGCGGCGCTCCGCGCATCTTTGACCCTTCGGGACTGCCTCTGCCCGACGATGCCGGTGCCGACGCCGATCATCCCAAGGTCGCGGAACTGCGCGATCTGGTGGCGTGGTGCGACGGCATGGTCTGGTGTTCGCCCGAACGCCATGGCGCGATGACCGGTATCATGAAAACCCAGATCGATTGGATACCGCTTTCGGTCGGCGCGGTGCGTCCGACGCAGGGCAAAACGCTGGCGGTGATGCAGGTCTCTGGCGGCTCGCAAAGTTTCAATACCGTCAACCAATTGCGCATTCTGGGACGGTGGATGCGGCTGCTGACCATCCCGAACCAAGCGTCCACGCCCAAAGCCTTCCAGCAATTCGACGAGGCGGGGCGCATGCGGCCCTCACCCTTCTATGACCGTGTCGTCGATGTGATGGAGGAGTTGATGAAGTTTACCGCGCTGACCGCGCCTATTCGCGATCATCTGGTGGATCGCTACAGCGAACGCCGGGAAAGCGCGGAGGAACTGACCGTGCGGGTGAACCAGACCGCGATTTAA
- a CDS encoding Ldh family oxidoreductase produces the protein MTSPSDAAAHHTRVDADDLRGFATRCYAALGLPEASARCVADTLVQADLWGHASHGVMRLFWYAKRLQSGAMRAGALPEVADAPGALSMIDGRDGVGQVVAQAAMDQAIRAARAHGIGAVAVRNSGHFGTAMYFTRMAAEAGCIGFISTNASPAMAPWGGREKRIGNNPASWAAPAGRHAPMMVDMAHTAVARGKLYVAKAEGRDIPEGWAIDGSGQVTTDPAAGIAGTILPMAGHKGYALTFAMEVLSGLLSGSAFAPDVVGPYMADGRSGAGHFVMAVDIAACRPLPAFEADMEQLIASMKSAPRAPGVAEIFYPGELEARHASAARANGIDLPQDVIRDLRDGAAALSVSAPF, from the coding sequence ATGACCAGCCCGTCCGATGCCGCAGCCCATCACACCCGCGTCGATGCCGACGATCTGCGCGGTTTCGCCACCCGCTGCTACGCGGCTCTTGGTCTGCCGGAGGCGTCCGCCCGCTGCGTTGCCGATACATTGGTGCAGGCCGATCTGTGGGGGCATGCCTCCCACGGGGTGATGCGGTTGTTTTGGTATGCAAAGCGGCTGCAATCGGGTGCCATGCGCGCCGGTGCTTTGCCCGAGGTGGCCGATGCCCCCGGCGCGCTCAGCATGATCGACGGGCGCGATGGTGTGGGGCAGGTGGTGGCACAAGCCGCGATGGATCAGGCGATCCGCGCGGCCCGTGCCCATGGCATCGGCGCGGTCGCCGTGCGCAACTCCGGTCATTTCGGCACCGCGATGTATTTCACCCGCATGGCCGCGGAGGCAGGCTGCATCGGGTTCATTTCCACCAATGCGAGCCCCGCGATGGCACCGTGGGGCGGACGCGAGAAGCGCATTGGCAATAACCCTGCCTCATGGGCCGCACCCGCCGGACGCCATGCGCCGATGATGGTGGATATGGCGCATACGGCAGTGGCCCGCGGCAAGCTCTATGTGGCCAAGGCGGAGGGGCGAGACATCCCCGAAGGCTGGGCTATCGATGGTTCGGGTCAGGTCACCACCGATCCCGCCGCCGGGATTGCCGGAACGATCCTGCCGATGGCGGGGCATAAGGGCTACGCGCTGACTTTCGCGATGGAGGTTCTGTCGGGCCTGCTGTCCGGCAGTGCATTCGCCCCGGATGTGGTGGGGCCCTACATGGCCGACGGGCGCAGTGGCGCAGGGCATTTCGTCATGGCGGTCGACATTGCCGCCTGCCGACCGCTGCCTGCGTTCGAGGCGGATATGGAGCAGCTCATCGCTTCGATGAAATCCGCCCCCCGCGCGCCCGGCGTCGCGGAGATCTTCTACCCCGGCGAACTCGAAGCGCGCCATGCCAGTGCGGCACGCGCCAACGGCATCGATCTGCCGCAGGATGTGATCCGCGATCTGCGCGATGGGGCCGCCGCGCTTAGCGTCTCCGCGCCGTTCTGA